The following proteins come from a genomic window of Micromonospora zamorensis:
- a CDS encoding ABC transporter permease subunit — MSTITWITARGLFGRRRFLLLLPLPLVLLGLAVLCRSLGVDPGEWGPPVLVGLGLAVVLPVVALIIGTGVLGAEIDDGTVVHILTKPLPRWQIVLPKLAVAAGVTAATVVVPLYVAGVLAASVRLGLALAVAAALGALAYSALFLALSLVTRRPVLLGLVYVLIWEGLLGNFVSGTKVLSIQQYVIALADRLAPTGLLETTVSVPVASVMTALVSVGFTVLAIDRLRSFSVAGETS; from the coding sequence ATGTCGACCATTACCTGGATCACCGCGCGCGGGCTGTTCGGCCGGCGTCGGTTCCTGCTGCTGCTCCCGTTGCCGTTGGTGCTGCTCGGGCTGGCAGTGCTCTGCCGGTCGCTGGGGGTGGACCCGGGCGAGTGGGGGCCTCCGGTGCTGGTCGGCCTCGGGCTGGCCGTGGTGTTGCCGGTGGTCGCGCTGATCATCGGCACCGGCGTGCTGGGCGCCGAGATCGACGACGGCACTGTGGTGCACATCCTGACCAAGCCGCTGCCGCGCTGGCAGATCGTGCTGCCGAAGCTCGCGGTGGCCGCCGGGGTCACCGCGGCCACCGTGGTGGTGCCGCTCTACGTCGCGGGCGTGCTGGCCGCTTCGGTACGCCTCGGACTGGCACTGGCGGTCGCTGCGGCGCTCGGCGCGCTGGCGTACTCGGCGTTGTTCCTCGCGCTCAGCCTGGTCACCAGGCGGCCGGTGCTGCTCGGCCTGGTCTACGTGCTGATCTGGGAGGGGCTGCTGGGCAACTTCGTCAGCGGCACCAAGGTGCTGTCCATCCAGCAGTACGTGATCGCCCTCGCCGACCGGCTCGCCCCCACCGGGCTGCTGGAGACCACCGTGTCGGTGCCGGTGGCGTCGGTGATGACCGCTCTGGTCAGCGTCGGTTTCACAGTGCTGGCCATCGACCGTCTGCGCTCGTTCAGCGTGGCCGGCGAGACGAGCTGA
- a CDS encoding ABC transporter ATP-binding protein gives MSTLSLTGVSRWYGNVVAVNDISMALGPGVTGLLGPNGAGKTTLLHMMAGFLSPSRGTVTLDDEPTWRNPDVYRRLGLVSEREAVQGFLTAYEFVHASAKLHRLPDPAAAARRAIDLVELESAQDRRIGTYSKGMRQRARVAAAMVHDPQVLLLDEPFNGMDPRQRLHMMELLHSLGDAGRTILFSSHILEEVEQVSGTVQVMVAGRLAASGDFRTIRRLMTNRPHVFAVRSTNDRALAVALIAEPSVSGVELDPTGLTVRAGDYGAFTRALPRIALKQGIRVRQLVPSDESLESVFSYLVEA, from the coding sequence ATGAGCACGCTGAGCCTGACCGGGGTGTCCCGGTGGTACGGCAACGTGGTCGCGGTCAACGACATCAGCATGGCCCTGGGGCCGGGCGTTACCGGGCTGCTCGGCCCGAACGGCGCTGGCAAGACCACTCTGCTGCACATGATGGCCGGTTTCCTGTCCCCGTCACGCGGCACGGTCACGCTCGACGACGAGCCGACCTGGCGCAACCCCGACGTCTACCGGCGGCTGGGGCTGGTCAGCGAGCGGGAGGCGGTGCAGGGCTTCCTCACCGCGTACGAATTCGTGCATGCCAGCGCGAAGCTGCACCGGCTGCCCGACCCGGCGGCAGCGGCCCGGCGGGCGATCGACCTGGTGGAGCTGGAGTCGGCACAGGACCGCCGGATCGGCACGTACTCCAAGGGCATGCGACAGCGGGCCCGGGTGGCCGCCGCGATGGTGCACGACCCACAGGTGCTGTTGCTCGACGAGCCGTTCAACGGGATGGACCCGCGCCAGCGGCTGCACATGATGGAGTTGCTGCACAGCCTGGGCGACGCCGGCCGGACGATCCTGTTCAGCTCGCACATCCTGGAGGAGGTCGAGCAGGTCTCCGGGACGGTGCAGGTGATGGTGGCCGGGCGGTTGGCGGCCTCCGGCGACTTCCGGACCATCCGTCGGTTGATGACCAATCGCCCGCACGTGTTCGCGGTGCGGTCGACGAACGACAGGGCGCTGGCCGTCGCGCTGATCGCCGAGCCGTCGGTGAGCGGAGTCGAGCTGGACCCGACGGGCCTGACCGTGCGCGCCGGTGACTATGGCGCCTTCACCCGGGCGCTACCCCGGATCGCGCTCAAGCAAGGCATCCGGGTGCGCCAGCTGGTGCCGTCCGACGAGTCTCTGGAGAGCGTCTTCTCCTACCTCGTGGAGGCCTGA
- a CDS encoding ABC transporter permease, with the protein MPEPTASAVRPAPTGVIHDIGYQRYEGPRLGRRQVFGALYLHGLRTAFGFGRSAKAKIFPWLVVGIVSLVAVALAAVRSQIGEPVATYAQFADAMSWLVIFFVAVVAPELVSRDLRSGVLPLYFSRPLPRSDYALAKLLALVTALWLLLGGPQLLMFLGAAFTTKQGMRGVWNELLDLLPGLLYAGLWAVVFASVGLLVASLTGKRAFAAGGVVAVFLMTTPIVGVLSILPSRAANELAGLASPSTLVQGVGIWSLGDLLVEGDPGEMMIGGFGPVYALAAVLLVAGATALLLARYRKVAS; encoded by the coding sequence ATGCCTGAGCCGACCGCCTCCGCCGTGCGCCCCGCGCCGACGGGCGTCATCCACGACATCGGCTACCAGCGCTACGAGGGCCCGAGGCTGGGCCGCCGGCAGGTCTTCGGCGCCCTCTACCTGCACGGGCTGCGCACCGCGTTCGGGTTCGGGCGCAGCGCCAAGGCCAAGATCTTCCCGTGGCTGGTGGTCGGCATCGTCTCCCTGGTCGCGGTGGCCCTGGCCGCGGTACGCAGCCAGATCGGCGAGCCGGTCGCCACGTACGCCCAGTTCGCCGACGCGATGAGCTGGCTTGTCATCTTCTTCGTCGCGGTCGTCGCTCCGGAGCTGGTCTCTCGGGACCTGCGCAGCGGTGTGCTGCCGCTGTACTTCTCCCGGCCGCTGCCGCGCAGCGACTACGCGCTGGCGAAGCTGCTGGCGCTGGTCACCGCCCTCTGGCTGCTGCTCGGCGGGCCACAGCTGCTGATGTTCCTGGGTGCAGCCTTCACCACCAAGCAGGGCATGCGCGGGGTGTGGAACGAGCTGCTCGACCTGCTGCCCGGGCTGCTCTACGCCGGGCTGTGGGCGGTGGTCTTCGCCTCGGTCGGGCTGCTGGTCGCCTCGCTGACCGGCAAGCGCGCCTTCGCCGCCGGTGGGGTGGTGGCGGTCTTCCTGATGACCACCCCGATCGTCGGGGTGCTGAGCATCCTGCCGTCGCGCGCCGCCAACGAGCTGGCCGGGCTGGCCTCGCCCTCCACGCTGGTGCAGGGGGTGGGCATCTGGTCGCTGGGTGACCTGCTGGTCGAGGGCGATCCGGGCGAGATGATGATCGGCGGGTTCGGCCCGGTCTATGCCCTGGCCGCGGTGCTGTTGGTCGCGGGCGCGACCGCCCTCCTGCTGGCTCGCTACCGGAAGGTCGCCTCCTGA
- a CDS encoding ABC transporter ATP-binding protein, translating to MTLIATQSLTKTYGGRVTALADLTVAVEPGIIGLVGANGAGKSTLIKILLGLIAPTSGQVSVLGIDPTADPAAVRNRVGYMPEHDCLPPDLSAAELVTHLGRMSGLPRTAARERASEALRHVGLYEERYRPVGGYSTGMKQRVKLAQALVHDPDLLLLDEPTNGLDPAGRDAMLALVHRIGTEFGISVLVCSHLLGEVERICDTLIAIDGGKLLRADHISAMTSATDVLAVEVSEGTEELAARLAELKLPVARDGRLLLVPLADDGTYDLILGAVAELDLPLHRLDQRRHRVAELFATRELSHA from the coding sequence GTGACACTGATCGCGACCCAGTCGCTCACCAAGACGTACGGAGGTCGGGTCACCGCGCTCGCCGACCTCACCGTCGCCGTCGAGCCCGGGATCATCGGCCTGGTGGGCGCGAACGGCGCCGGTAAATCCACCTTGATCAAGATTCTGCTCGGCCTGATCGCACCAACCAGCGGTCAGGTCTCGGTGCTCGGCATCGACCCGACCGCAGACCCGGCGGCTGTCCGCAACCGGGTCGGCTACATGCCGGAGCACGACTGCCTCCCACCGGACCTGTCCGCCGCCGAACTGGTCACCCATCTTGGCCGGATGAGCGGCCTGCCCCGCACCGCGGCTCGCGAGCGGGCCTCGGAGGCGCTGCGGCACGTGGGGCTCTATGAGGAGCGCTACCGCCCGGTCGGTGGCTACTCGACCGGCATGAAGCAGCGGGTCAAGCTGGCCCAGGCGCTGGTGCACGACCCCGACCTGCTGCTGCTCGACGAGCCGACCAACGGCCTTGACCCGGCCGGCCGCGACGCCATGCTGGCCCTGGTGCACCGGATCGGCACCGAGTTCGGCATCTCCGTGCTGGTCTGCTCGCACCTGCTCGGGGAGGTGGAGCGGATCTGCGACACGTTGATCGCCATCGACGGCGGCAAACTGCTGCGCGCCGACCACATCTCCGCGATGACCTCGGCCACCGACGTGCTCGCCGTCGAGGTGAGCGAGGGCACCGAGGAGCTCGCCGCCCGGCTCGCCGAACTCAAACTGCCGGTGGCGCGGGACGGGCGACTGCTCCTCGTGCCACTCGCCGACGACGGCACCTACGACCTGATCCTCGGCGCGGTCGCCGAACTGGACCTGCCACTGCACCGACTGGACCAGCGCCGGCACCGGGTGGCCGAACTCTTCGCCACGAGGGAGCTCTCCCATGCCTGA
- the cysC gene encoding adenylyl-sulfate kinase, translating into MSNGWVLPDEVLRDAPAYTPRPGELADLELLLTGAYAPLNGFMTRADLVSVSRRGRLADGSPWQVAVTLQVPAALAQSFDPRDPARRALVLTDGEGAPTAALDVADVWPVREGVAGVGGQVRRLGDGGHGPFQRLRRSPEEVRALLPPGRVLGVIADRPLHRPQLAQIAHAARTLAAHLLVMIPVGEGGVGGLPPEALVRAVFAARDRMPPATLVAVPLSHRQEEISDALLRARVSASYGVTHLLSTGEMLSGAGLRVLVPRELAYDNRDGQWRWREDIPPRNRRLALTQQEIDDLLDRGFPLPEWHTPPAVARELARARPPRRHRGLVVFMTGLSGSGKSTIARGLADALRESGDRTVTLLDGDVVRRELSAGLGFSKADRDLNVRRIGWVAAEVARHHGVGICCPIAPYAAARATAREMALAAGAGFVLVHVATPLEVCERRDRKGLYARARAGLLTGMTGIDDPYEEPTDADLVLDTTDLSVPDAVQAVLHHLTETGWVELKIASA; encoded by the coding sequence ATGAGCAACGGCTGGGTGCTGCCCGACGAGGTGCTGCGGGACGCACCGGCGTACACGCCGCGTCCGGGTGAGCTCGCGGATCTGGAGCTGCTGCTGACTGGCGCGTACGCCCCTCTGAACGGCTTCATGACCCGCGCTGACCTGGTCTCGGTGAGCCGACGCGGCCGGCTGGCCGACGGCTCGCCGTGGCAGGTCGCGGTGACCCTCCAGGTGCCGGCCGCCCTGGCGCAGAGTTTCGATCCGCGCGACCCGGCCCGTCGGGCGCTGGTGCTCACCGACGGCGAGGGCGCCCCGACGGCTGCCCTGGACGTGGCGGACGTCTGGCCGGTCCGCGAAGGCGTGGCGGGGGTCGGCGGCCAGGTCCGGCGACTGGGCGACGGTGGTCACGGCCCGTTCCAACGGCTGCGCCGCAGCCCGGAAGAGGTCCGCGCGCTGCTGCCCCCGGGCCGGGTGCTCGGCGTCATCGCCGATCGGCCGCTGCATCGTCCGCAGCTCGCCCAGATCGCCCATGCCGCCCGCACCCTGGCCGCGCACCTGCTCGTGATGATCCCGGTCGGTGAGGGTGGCGTCGGCGGACTCCCGCCGGAGGCGCTGGTACGCGCCGTCTTCGCCGCCCGCGACCGGATGCCGCCCGCCACCCTGGTCGCGGTGCCGTTGTCGCACCGACAGGAGGAGATCAGCGACGCGCTGCTGCGCGCCCGGGTCTCCGCCTCGTACGGGGTCACCCACCTGCTCTCCACCGGCGAGATGCTCTCCGGTGCCGGGCTGCGGGTGCTGGTGCCGCGCGAGCTGGCGTACGACAACCGGGACGGGCAGTGGCGCTGGCGGGAGGACATCCCACCGCGCAACCGTCGGCTCGCGTTGACCCAGCAGGAGATCGACGACCTGCTCGACCGGGGTTTCCCGTTGCCGGAGTGGCACACCCCGCCAGCCGTGGCGAGGGAGCTGGCCCGGGCCCGGCCGCCGCGCCGGCACCGGGGGCTGGTGGTCTTCATGACCGGCCTCTCCGGTTCCGGCAAGTCGACGATCGCCCGAGGGTTGGCGGACGCGTTGCGCGAGAGCGGCGACCGGACGGTGACACTGCTCGACGGGGACGTGGTGCGGCGGGAACTCTCCGCCGGGCTGGGCTTCAGCAAGGCCGACCGGGATCTCAACGTCCGACGGATCGGCTGGGTGGCCGCCGAGGTCGCCCGGCACCACGGGGTGGGCATCTGCTGCCCGATCGCCCCGTACGCGGCCGCCCGCGCCACTGCCCGTGAGATGGCCCTGGCCGCCGGTGCGGGTTTCGTGCTGGTGCACGTCGCCACCCCGCTGGAGGTGTGCGAGCGGCGGGACCGCAAGGGCCTGTACGCGCGGGCACGGGCGGGCCTGCTCACCGGGATGACCGGCATCGACGACCCGTACGAGGAGCCGACCGACGCCGACCTGGTGCTCGACACCACCGACCTGAGCGTCCCGGACGCGGTGCAGGCGGTGCTGCACCACCTGACCGAGACCGGCTGGGTGGAGCTGAAGATCGCCTCCGCCTGA
- a CDS encoding DeoR/GlpR family DNA-binding transcription regulator: MLAQQRQVAILERVRSTGGVRVSELATEFGVSDMTIRRDLEALHERGLLAKVHGGATTAGPGSTDEPGFHAKSVRQLPEKAAIADRAAQLVRPGAAVALSAGTTTAELARRLVDVPGLTVVTNSLPVAEILHAGGRPDQTVVLTGGVRTPSDALVGPLAVGAVRSLHLDLLFLGVHGITERAGFTTPNLMEAETDRALVAAADRLVVLADHTKWGTVGISSIVELAAAHVLVSDDRLPPPARRVLGEHVGELIMVKATGAGRATRTPMSEGTAP; the protein is encoded by the coding sequence ATGCTCGCTCAGCAGCGGCAGGTGGCCATCCTGGAGCGGGTCCGGTCGACCGGCGGCGTCCGGGTGAGCGAGCTGGCCACCGAGTTCGGTGTCTCCGACATGACCATCCGCCGTGACCTGGAGGCGTTGCACGAGCGCGGCCTGCTGGCCAAGGTGCACGGCGGCGCCACCACAGCCGGGCCGGGGTCCACCGACGAGCCGGGCTTCCACGCCAAGTCGGTCCGCCAACTGCCGGAGAAGGCCGCCATCGCGGACCGGGCCGCCCAGCTCGTCCGGCCGGGCGCGGCGGTCGCCCTCTCCGCCGGCACCACCACCGCCGAGCTGGCCCGGAGGTTGGTGGACGTGCCCGGCCTGACAGTGGTGACCAACTCGCTGCCGGTGGCCGAGATCCTGCACGCCGGAGGTCGACCGGACCAGACGGTGGTGCTCACCGGGGGCGTACGCACACCGTCGGACGCGTTGGTCGGCCCACTCGCGGTCGGTGCGGTCCGGTCGCTGCACCTGGATCTGCTCTTCCTGGGCGTGCACGGCATCACCGAGCGGGCCGGCTTCACCACCCCGAACCTCATGGAGGCGGAGACCGACCGGGCGCTCGTGGCCGCGGCGGACCGGTTGGTGGTGCTCGCCGACCACACCAAGTGGGGCACGGTGGGCATCTCCTCGATCGTCGAGCTGGCCGCCGCACACGTACTGGTCAGCGACGACCGGTTGCCTCCGCCCGCTCGACGGGTACTCGGCGAACACGTGGGCGAATTGATCATGGTGAAGGCAACAGGGGCGGGCCGCGCGACGCGCACGCCGATGAGTGAGGGGACGGCGCCGTGA
- the galT gene encoding galactose-1-phosphate uridylyltransferase, which translates to MKRTAIDLADGRELIYFDERDDAVRDQPDRRDLPPPPPASQLRYDPLTDEWVAVAVHRQTRIFLPPANECPLDPSVGDRLTEIPAPDYDVVVFENRFPSLSGRVADEPGEITPFTSVRPGLGRCEVVCFTSDHNASFASLPPRRVRTVLDALADRTEVLGDLPGVEQVFCFENRGVEIGVTLHHPHGQIYAYPFVTPRTRALLAAARRHAERTGGGNLYADVLAAERATGDRVVTENEHWTAFVPAAARWPFEVHVAPRRVVPDIPALSDSERDAFGPLYLDLLRRFDGLFDMPMPYISAWHQAPVRIDRELGHLHLQLFSIRRAKDKLKYLAGSESGMGVFINDISPERAAELLRAA; encoded by the coding sequence GTGAAGCGCACCGCGATCGACCTGGCCGACGGCCGGGAGCTGATCTACTTCGACGAGCGCGACGACGCCGTCCGCGACCAGCCGGACCGCCGCGACCTGCCGCCGCCGCCTCCCGCGTCCCAACTGCGTTACGACCCGCTGACCGACGAGTGGGTGGCGGTCGCCGTGCACCGGCAGACCCGCATCTTCCTCCCGCCGGCGAACGAGTGCCCGCTCGACCCGTCGGTGGGCGACCGGCTGACCGAGATCCCCGCGCCCGACTACGACGTGGTGGTCTTCGAGAACCGGTTCCCGTCGCTGAGCGGCCGGGTCGCCGACGAGCCCGGGGAGATCACCCCGTTCACGTCGGTCCGGCCGGGCCTCGGGCGGTGCGAGGTGGTCTGCTTCACCTCGGACCACAACGCGTCCTTCGCCAGCCTGCCCCCGCGCCGGGTCCGCACGGTGCTGGACGCGCTCGCCGACCGCACCGAGGTGCTCGGTGACCTGCCCGGCGTGGAGCAGGTCTTCTGCTTCGAGAACCGGGGCGTCGAAATCGGCGTCACACTGCACCACCCGCACGGGCAGATCTACGCGTACCCCTTCGTAACGCCGCGCACCCGCGCGCTGCTGGCCGCGGCCCGCCGGCACGCCGAGCGGACCGGCGGGGGCAACCTGTACGCGGACGTGCTGGCCGCCGAGCGCGCCACCGGCGACCGGGTGGTCACCGAGAACGAACACTGGACGGCGTTCGTCCCGGCGGCGGCCCGTTGGCCGTTCGAGGTGCACGTCGCGCCGCGCCGGGTGGTGCCGGACATCCCGGCGCTCAGCGACAGCGAGCGGGACGCCTTCGGGCCGCTCTACCTGGATCTGCTGCGCCGCTTCGACGGCCTGTTCGACATGCCGATGCCGTACATCTCGGCCTGGCACCAGGCGCCGGTGCGCATCGACCGGGAGCTCGGCCACCTGCACCTTCAGCTGTTCAGCATCCGGCGCGCCAAGGACAAGCTGAAGTATCTGGCGGGCTCCGAGTCCGGGATGGGTGTCTTCATCAACGACATCTCCCCGGAACGCGCCGCCGAGCTGCTGCGCGCCGCCTGA
- a CDS encoding NADP-dependent isocitrate dehydrogenase → MAKIKVNNPVVELDGDEMTRIIWKQIREQLILPYLDVDLHYYDLSIQHRDETDDQVTIDAANAIKEHGVGVKCATITPDEARVEEFGLKKMWRSPNGTIRNILGGVVFREPIIMSNVPRLVPGWTKPIIIGRHAHGDQYKATDFVVPGPGTVTITYTPADGGAPMEMEVANFSGGGIAMGMYNYDESIRDFARASFRYGLDRNYPVYLSTKNTILKAYDGRFKDLFAEVFEAEFKAEFDAAGITYEHRLIDDMVAAALKWEGGYVWACKNYDGDVQSDTVAQGFGSLGLMTSVLLSPDGRTVEAEAAHGTVTRHYRQYQKGEKTSTNPIASIYAWTRGLAHRGKLDGTPAVTEFANTLEQVIVDTVEGGQMTKDLSLLISRDAPWLTTDEFMNALDENLARKIAA, encoded by the coding sequence ATGGCGAAGATCAAGGTAAACAACCCGGTCGTTGAACTCGACGGCGACGAGATGACCCGGATCATCTGGAAGCAGATCCGGGAGCAGCTGATCCTGCCCTACCTCGACGTCGACCTGCACTACTACGACCTGTCGATCCAGCACCGCGACGAGACCGACGACCAGGTCACGATCGACGCCGCCAACGCCATCAAGGAGCACGGCGTCGGCGTCAAGTGCGCGACCATCACCCCGGACGAGGCCCGGGTCGAGGAGTTCGGCCTGAAGAAGATGTGGCGGTCGCCCAACGGCACCATCCGCAACATCCTCGGCGGCGTCGTCTTCCGTGAGCCGATCATCATGTCCAACGTGCCGCGGCTCGTCCCCGGCTGGACCAAGCCGATCATCATCGGCCGGCACGCGCACGGTGACCAGTACAAGGCCACCGACTTCGTCGTCCCCGGCCCGGGCACGGTGACCATCACCTACACCCCCGCCGACGGTGGCGCGCCGATGGAGATGGAGGTCGCCAACTTCTCCGGCGGCGGCATCGCCATGGGCATGTACAACTACGACGAGTCGATCCGGGACTTCGCCCGGGCGTCGTTCCGCTACGGGCTGGACCGCAACTACCCGGTCTACCTGTCCACCAAGAACACCATCCTCAAGGCGTACGACGGTCGGTTCAAGGACCTCTTCGCCGAGGTGTTCGAGGCCGAGTTCAAGGCCGAGTTCGACGCCGCCGGCATCACCTACGAGCACCGGCTGATCGACGACATGGTCGCCGCCGCGCTCAAGTGGGAGGGCGGCTACGTCTGGGCCTGCAAGAACTACGACGGTGACGTGCAGTCCGACACCGTCGCGCAGGGCTTCGGCTCGCTGGGTCTGATGACCTCCGTCCTGCTCTCCCCGGACGGTCGTACCGTCGAGGCCGAGGCCGCCCACGGCACTGTCACCCGGCACTACCGGCAGTACCAGAAGGGTGAGAAGACGTCGACCAACCCGATCGCGTCGATCTACGCCTGGACCCGGGGCCTGGCCCACCGGGGCAAGCTGGACGGCACCCCGGCGGTCACCGAGTTCGCCAACACCCTGGAGCAGGTCATCGTCGACACCGTCGAAGGCGGCCAGATGACCAAGGACCTCTCGCTGCTCATCTCGCGGGACGCCCCGTGGCTGACCACCGACGAGTTCATGAACGCGCTCGACGAGAACCTGGCCCGTAAGATCGCCGCCTGA
- a CDS encoding MBL fold metallo-hydrolase: MPLNRTLGSITVTALTDGEGAFFQPRAEAFPQATAAHWAEADRRDPGSVTADGQWWLPFRSFAIRSGDGPVTLVDAGIGPVDALAASWAPVPGRMPAELAAAGIDPADVDTVVLTHLHSDHIGWAVTGTPGRPYFPNASYLVQRAELDAAETLNPGLPAGLIAPLRAAGQLRVVDGETTVTPAVRLLPTPGHTPGHQSVLLTSADERMLVTGDLLVHAVQLVDPDLAYAHEVDPDLARTSRRATLRTHSPTVLATPHLATPFTPLPHPTPRDHRPVPPPPG; encoded by the coding sequence ATGCCACTGAACCGCACCCTTGGGTCTATCACGGTCACCGCACTCACCGACGGTGAGGGTGCCTTCTTCCAGCCCCGCGCGGAGGCGTTCCCGCAGGCCACGGCGGCGCACTGGGCGGAGGCCGACCGGCGCGACCCAGGCTCGGTGACCGCCGACGGGCAGTGGTGGCTGCCGTTCCGCAGTTTTGCGATCCGCTCCGGCGACGGGCCGGTCACCCTGGTCGACGCCGGCATCGGGCCCGTCGACGCGCTGGCCGCGAGCTGGGCGCCCGTGCCCGGCCGGATGCCCGCCGAGCTGGCCGCGGCGGGCATCGACCCGGCCGACGTCGACACTGTCGTGCTGACCCACCTGCACAGCGACCACATCGGTTGGGCCGTCACCGGCACGCCGGGCCGGCCGTACTTCCCGAACGCCAGCTATCTGGTGCAGCGCGCCGAGCTGGACGCGGCGGAGACGCTCAACCCCGGACTGCCGGCCGGCCTGATCGCACCCCTGCGCGCCGCCGGCCAGCTCCGGGTGGTCGACGGCGAGACCACTGTCACCCCGGCGGTACGCCTGCTGCCCACCCCCGGCCACACCCCGGGCCACCAGTCGGTGCTCCTGACCTCGGCTGACGAACGGATGCTGGTCACCGGCGACCTGCTGGTGCACGCCGTGCAACTCGTCGACCCCGACCTGGCGTACGCCCACGAGGTGGACCCGGACCTGGCCCGCACCTCCCGGCGGGCCACCCTGCGCACCCACTCCCCCACCGTCCTGGCCACCCCCCACCTGGCCACCCCCTTCACCCCGCTTCCCCACCCCACTCCCCGTGATCACCGGCCGGTCCCACCCCCACCCGGGTGA
- a CDS encoding malate dehydrogenase, with protein sequence MGKKVTVVGAGFYGSTTAQRLAEYDVFDTVVITDIVEGKPAGLALDLNQSRAIEGFETKVVGVTTGPNGEGYEQIEGSDVVVITAGLPRKPGMSRMDLLETNAKIVRQVAENVAKYAPNAVVIVVSNPLDEMTALAQLATQFPKNRVLGQAGMLDTARFSNFVAEALNVPVASVRTLTLGSHGDTMVPVPSKSTVNGKPLRDAMPAEQIEELVVKTRNGGAEVVALLKTGSAYYAPSAAAARMAKAVAEDSGEVMPVCAWVDGEYGISGVYLGVEAEIGAEGVKRVVETDLDADERASLLEAAEAVRAKQGDISSM encoded by the coding sequence ATGGGTAAGAAGGTCACTGTCGTCGGGGCTGGCTTCTACGGCTCCACCACCGCACAGCGCCTGGCCGAGTACGACGTCTTCGACACCGTAGTGATCACCGACATCGTGGAGGGCAAGCCCGCGGGCCTCGCGCTCGACCTCAACCAGTCCCGGGCCATCGAGGGCTTCGAGACCAAGGTGGTCGGTGTCACCACCGGCCCCAACGGTGAGGGCTACGAGCAGATCGAGGGCTCCGACGTCGTCGTGATCACCGCTGGTCTGCCGCGTAAGCCCGGCATGAGCCGGATGGACCTGCTGGAGACCAACGCCAAGATCGTCCGCCAGGTCGCCGAGAACGTCGCCAAGTACGCCCCGAACGCCGTCGTCATCGTGGTCTCCAACCCGCTGGACGAGATGACCGCGCTGGCGCAGCTCGCCACCCAGTTCCCGAAGAACCGGGTGCTCGGCCAGGCCGGCATGCTCGACACCGCCCGGTTCAGCAACTTCGTCGCCGAGGCGCTGAACGTGCCGGTGGCGTCGGTACGCACTCTGACCCTGGGCTCGCACGGGGACACCATGGTCCCGGTGCCCTCGAAGAGCACCGTCAACGGCAAGCCGCTGCGTGACGCGATGCCGGCCGAGCAGATCGAGGAGCTGGTCGTCAAGACCCGCAACGGTGGCGCTGAGGTGGTCGCGCTGCTCAAGACCGGTTCGGCCTACTACGCCCCGTCCGCCGCCGCGGCTCGGATGGCGAAGGCCGTCGCGGAGGACTCGGGCGAGGTCATGCCGGTCTGCGCCTGGGTCGACGGCGAGTACGGCATCTCCGGTGTCTACCTGGGTGTCGAGGCCGAGATCGGCGCCGAGGGCGTCAAGCGGGTCGTCGAGACCGACCTGGACGCCGACGAGCGCGCCAGCCTCCTGGAGGCGGCCGAAGCCGTCCGCGCCAAGCAGGGCGACATCTCCAGCATGTAG